A genome region from Pseudomonas sp. S06B 330 includes the following:
- a CDS encoding DEAD/DEAH box helicase, translated as MLSEKIINGIAPTPHLILGSHEFSAYVPQTGRMQRQHQHRAALSFVYDGIRASGRQGKEASRLEGTSSQRIQRHTEAESKIRQTLQRLGFKVATRQSKALPESAGDLLELASEAAWLRFMLNDLPTLREQGWEIEFTDDFAFNLAQVDDWYAQIDETSGRDWFDLELGIEVNGHRLSLLPILLNVLRSHPELLNPTQLHKRRDDEQLLVQIPAPTGESRRQLQVALPYGRLKPVLATLGDFYLREPGETSVRLPTLDAPRLNALEELPLSWQGGERVRSLAERLRDIRLQPAQTPDGLSATLRPYQLEGLSWMQALRELEVGGILADDMGLGKTLQTLAHLLTEKNAGRLTRPAMVVMPTSLIPNWQDEAARFAPGLQVLALQGIGRRKHFDHLQDYDLLLTTYALLPKDLEHFKGLALHVLILDEAQYIKSPGSKAAQAARQLEARQRLCLSGTPLENHLGELWSLFHFLLPGWLGDAQAFNRDYRTPIERQGNNERLQHLNARIKPFLLRRTKEQVATELPAKTEMIHWVDLSDAQRDVYETMRLAMDQKVRAEITRKGVARSQIIILEALLKLRQVCCDLRLVNSEASTARGAHSGKLTSLMEMLEELLAEGRRVLLFSQFTSMLRLIEAELEQRGIAYALLTGETRDRRAPVQDFQNGRLQIFLISLKAGGVGLNLTAADTVIHYDPWWNPAAENQATDRAYRIGQEKPVFVYKLITRGTVEEKIQQLQQEKSALAAGVLDGRQAGDWRLAAEDIDALFAPLPGQRKGTKAG; from the coding sequence ATATTGAGCGAGAAGATCATCAACGGTATTGCCCCCACGCCCCACCTGATCCTGGGCAGCCACGAATTCAGCGCTTACGTGCCGCAAACCGGCAGAATGCAGCGCCAGCACCAGCACCGGGCGGCGCTGTCGTTCGTCTATGACGGCATCCGCGCCAGTGGCAGACAGGGCAAGGAAGCTTCCCGCCTGGAGGGCACCAGCAGCCAACGCATACAACGCCACACAGAGGCCGAAAGCAAGATCAGACAAACCCTCCAGCGCTTGGGCTTTAAAGTCGCCACCCGGCAAAGCAAAGCCCTGCCCGAAAGCGCCGGTGATCTTCTGGAGCTTGCCTCCGAAGCTGCCTGGCTGCGCTTCATGCTCAACGACCTGCCCACCCTGCGCGAGCAAGGCTGGGAGATCGAGTTCACCGACGACTTCGCCTTCAACCTTGCCCAGGTCGACGATTGGTACGCACAGATCGACGAGACCAGCGGCCGCGACTGGTTCGACCTGGAGCTGGGTATCGAGGTTAACGGCCACCGCCTGAGCTTGCTGCCGATCCTGCTCAATGTACTGCGCAGCCATCCCGAACTGCTCAATCCGACGCAACTGCACAAACGGCGCGACGACGAACAACTGCTGGTACAGATTCCTGCCCCGACAGGCGAGAGTCGGCGCCAGCTGCAAGTAGCCCTGCCCTACGGCCGGCTCAAGCCGGTGCTGGCAACCCTGGGTGACTTTTACTTGCGTGAGCCTGGGGAAACCAGCGTGCGTTTGCCCACGCTCGACGCCCCGCGCCTCAACGCCCTTGAAGAGCTGCCATTGAGCTGGCAAGGCGGCGAGCGGGTGCGCAGCCTGGCCGAGCGCCTGCGCGATATCCGCCTGCAACCGGCACAAACCCCGGACGGCCTGAGCGCCACCTTGCGCCCGTATCAACTCGAAGGCCTGAGCTGGATGCAGGCCCTGCGTGAGCTGGAGGTCGGCGGCATCCTGGCGGACGATATGGGCCTGGGCAAAACCCTGCAGACCCTCGCCCACCTACTCACCGAAAAGAATGCCGGACGCCTGACCCGTCCGGCCATGGTGGTGATGCCCACCAGCCTGATCCCCAACTGGCAGGACGAGGCCGCACGCTTCGCTCCCGGCTTGCAGGTACTGGCGCTACAAGGTATTGGCCGACGCAAGCATTTCGACCACCTGCAGGACTACGATCTGCTGCTAACCACCTACGCCCTACTGCCCAAGGACCTGGAGCACTTCAAAGGCCTGGCGCTGCATGTACTGATCCTCGACGAGGCCCAGTACATCAAGAGCCCAGGCAGCAAGGCCGCCCAGGCTGCACGCCAGCTCGAAGCCCGTCAGCGCCTGTGCCTGAGCGGTACGCCCCTGGAAAACCACCTGGGCGAACTGTGGTCGCTGTTCCACTTCCTGCTACCTGGCTGGCTGGGTGATGCCCAGGCCTTCAACCGCGATTACCGCACACCGATCGAACGCCAGGGCAACAACGAGCGCCTGCAACACCTCAACGCACGGATCAAACCGTTCCTGCTGCGCCGCACCAAAGAGCAGGTGGCCACGGAGCTGCCAGCCAAGACCGAGATGATCCACTGGGTCGATCTCAGCGATGCCCAGCGCGATGTCTACGAGACCATGCGCCTGGCCATGGACCAGAAAGTACGCGCCGAAATTACTCGCAAGGGCGTGGCCCGCAGCCAGATCATCATTCTTGAGGCGCTGCTTAAACTGCGCCAGGTCTGCTGCGATTTACGCCTGGTCAACAGCGAAGCCTCCACTGCCCGCGGCGCCCATTCGGGCAAGCTCACAAGCCTGATGGAGATGCTCGAAGAATTGCTTGCCGAAGGTCGTCGGGTGCTGTTGTTCTCGCAGTTCACCAGCATGTTGCGACTGATTGAGGCTGAGCTTGAGCAACGTGGCATTGCCTATGCCCTGCTGACCGGCGAAACCCGTGATCGCCGCGCGCCGGTGCAGGACTTCCAGAATGGCCGGCTGCAGATATTCCTGATCAGCCTCAAGGCCGGTGGCGTAGGCCTGAACCTGACCGCAGCCGATACCGTGATCCATTACGATCCCTGGTGGAATCCGGCCGCCGAGAACCAGGCTACTGACCGTGCGTATCGCATTGGCCAGGAAAAGCCGGTATTCGTCTACAAGTTGATTACCCGCGGCACCGTGGAAGAAAAGATCCAGCAGTTGCAGCAGGAGAAATCGGCGTTGGCGGCCGGGGTACTGGATGGACGTCAGGCGGGGGATTGGCGTTTAGCGGCAGAAGATATCGATGCGCTGTTTGCGCCATTGCCGGGGCAGCGCAAGGGCACAAAAGCCGGCTGA
- a CDS encoding DUF6586 family protein, translated as MAQELYTRTNQKIYFAGLALEALGKAQESRAMNAQALIQAERESALFHLYGALLGLCHEIAGFYRLPQAAAPRAELLLTREVLEAVAIPEMAELVELAEQRETWLAQLLSAYADLFRPPVAKKAPKTDVTLPLIQAVSLDEPEVAPLSREELESWRQNLKGLTVRFREGLSEC; from the coding sequence ATGGCCCAGGAACTCTACACCCGTACCAACCAGAAGATTTACTTCGCAGGGCTGGCCCTAGAAGCCTTGGGCAAGGCTCAGGAGAGCAGGGCAATGAACGCGCAGGCGCTGATTCAGGCCGAGCGCGAATCGGCACTGTTTCACCTGTACGGTGCGCTACTGGGGCTGTGTCATGAGATTGCCGGTTTTTACCGTTTGCCGCAGGCCGCTGCGCCACGCGCCGAGTTGCTGCTGACCCGTGAAGTGCTGGAGGCTGTGGCGATTCCGGAAATGGCCGAGCTGGTCGAGTTGGCTGAGCAGCGAGAAACCTGGCTGGCGCAACTGTTAAGCGCTTATGCCGATTTGTTCCGACCGCCGGTCGCGAAAAAAGCACCGAAAACTGATGTCACGCTACCGCTGATTCAGGCCGTGAGCCTTGATGAGCCCGAGGTGGCGCCGCTTTCGCGGGAAGAACTGGAAAGCTGGCGGCAGAATCTCAAAGGCCTAACCGTTCGCTTTCGTGAGGGCTTGAGTGAGTGCTGA
- a CDS encoding TetR/AcrR family transcriptional regulator: MAQSETVERILDAAEQLFAEKGFAETSLRLITSKAGVNLAAVNYHFGSKKALIQAVFSRFLGPFCTSLERELERRQARPEQKPSLEELLEMLVEQALVVQPRSGNDLSIFMRLLGLAFSQSQGHLRRYLEDMYGKVFRRYMLLVNEAAPRIPPIELFWRVHFMLGAAAFSMSGIKALRAIAETDFGVNTSIEQVMRLMVPFLAAGMRADTGVTDEAMAAAQLRPRSKSSNSTVAAKA, encoded by the coding sequence ATGGCCCAGTCGGAAACCGTTGAACGCATTCTCGATGCTGCCGAGCAGTTGTTCGCGGAAAAAGGTTTTGCCGAAACCTCATTACGGCTGATCACCAGTAAGGCCGGCGTCAATCTGGCGGCGGTGAACTACCATTTCGGTTCGAAAAAAGCGCTGATTCAGGCGGTCTTCTCGCGATTCCTCGGTCCTTTTTGCACCAGCCTCGAGCGTGAGCTGGAGCGTCGTCAGGCCCGTCCTGAACAAAAGCCAAGCCTTGAAGAGCTGCTCGAGATGCTGGTTGAGCAGGCACTGGTCGTACAGCCGCGCAGCGGCAACGACCTGTCGATCTTCATGCGGCTGTTGGGCCTGGCCTTCAGCCAGAGCCAGGGGCATTTGCGTCGTTACCTGGAAGACATGTACGGCAAGGTATTCCGCCGTTACATGCTGCTGGTCAACGAAGCTGCGCCGCGCATTCCTCCGATCGAGTTGTTCTGGCGCGTGCACTTCATGCTCGGTGCTGCGGCGTTCAGCATGTCCGGAATCAAGGCCCTGCGCGCCATCGCTGAAACCGACTTTGGTGTTAACACCTCGATCGAGCAGGTGATGCGCCTGATGGTGCCGTTTCTCGCCGCCGGCATGCGCGCCGACACCGGGGTGACTGACGAGGCCATGGCCGCCGCGCAGTTGCGCCCGCGCAGCAAGTCATCGAATTCGACGGTCGCTGCCAAGGCCTGA
- the nagZ gene encoding beta-N-acetylhexosaminidase, with product MQGSLMVDIAGTWLTAEDRQLLRQPEVAGLIIFARNIESPRQVRELTASIHAIRPDLILAVDQEGGRVQRLRQGFVRLPAMRAIADNDNAEYLAEQCGWLMATEVLAVGLDLSFAPVLDLDHQRSAVVGSRAFEGDPQRATVLAGAFIRGMNAAGMAACGKHFPGHGWAEADSHVAIPTDERSLEQIRAVDLVPFARLSGQLAAVMPAHVIYPQVDNQPAGFSRRWLQDILRGELGFDGVIFSDDLSMAGAHVVGDAASRIEAALSAGCDMGLVCNDRAAAELALTAAQRLKVKPSPRIAQMRGQGFARTDYRQQPRWLEALGALKEAQLVD from the coding sequence CTGCAAGGCTCCCTGATGGTGGACATCGCCGGTACCTGGCTGACCGCCGAAGATCGCCAGCTTTTGCGCCAACCCGAAGTGGCCGGCCTGATCATCTTTGCCCGCAATATCGAAAGCCCACGCCAGGTGCGTGAGCTGACGGCCTCGATCCACGCCATTCGCCCGGACCTGATCCTGGCAGTGGACCAGGAGGGTGGCCGGGTCCAGCGCCTGCGGCAGGGCTTCGTGCGCCTGCCAGCGATGCGGGCGATTGCCGATAACGATAACGCCGAGTACCTCGCCGAGCAGTGCGGTTGGCTGATGGCCACTGAAGTGTTGGCGGTGGGGCTGGACCTGAGCTTTGCCCCGGTGCTGGACTTGGATCACCAGCGTAGTGCGGTGGTTGGCAGTCGTGCCTTTGAAGGTGACCCGCAGCGCGCCACGGTCCTGGCAGGGGCTTTCATCCGTGGCATGAACGCGGCGGGCATGGCGGCCTGTGGCAAGCATTTTCCTGGTCATGGTTGGGCTGAAGCTGATTCCCATGTCGCTATTCCTACCGATGAGCGCAGCCTGGAGCAGATTCGCGCAGTTGACCTGGTGCCGTTTGCGCGCCTAAGCGGACAGTTGGCGGCAGTCATGCCGGCCCATGTCATCTACCCGCAGGTCGATAATCAGCCGGCAGGCTTCTCGCGGCGTTGGCTACAGGACATCCTTCGCGGTGAACTGGGCTTTGATGGGGTGATCTTCAGTGACGATCTGTCGATGGCGGGCGCCCATGTGGTGGGCGATGCAGCCAGTCGTATCGAAGCGGCGCTGAGTGCCGGTTGTGATATGGGGCTGGTGTGCAATGATCGGGCGGCGGCCGAGCTGGCCCTGACGGCAGCGCAGCGATTGAAGGTCAAACCTTCGCCGCGGATCGCGCAGATGCGCGGGCAGGGCTTTGCCCGTACCGATTATCGTCAGCAGCCGCGCTGGCTGGAAGCGCTCGGTGCGCTGAAGGAAGCGCAACTGGTCGATTGA
- the topA gene encoding type I DNA topoisomerase — MGKSLVIVESPAKAKTINKYLGSQYVVKSSIGHIRDLPTSGSASASKEPAAKRGKAAAGEAPALSPKEKARKQLVARMGVDPDHGWKAKYEILPGKEKVIDELRRLAKDADTIYLATDLDREGEAIAWHLREAIGGDDSRYKRVVFNEITKKAIQEAFSQPGELDIDRVNAQQARRFLDRVVGYMVSPLLWQKIARGLSAGRVQSVAVKLVVEREREIRAFIPEEYWEVHADLGTAKDAKVRFEVAREKGEAFKPLNEAQAMAALEKLKSSSYTVAKREDRPTSSKPSAPFITSTLQQAASNRLGFGVKKTMMMAQRLYEAGYITYMRTDSTNLSVDAVEMARSYIESEFGKKYLPEAPIVYGSKEGAQEAHEAIRPSDVNTHPTKLSGMERDAERLYELIWRQFLACQMPPAQYLSTTVSVTAGDFELRAKGRILKFDGYTRVLPQQSKPGDDDVLPEMNQGEVLKLIQIDPSQHFTKPPARYSEASLVKEMEKRGIGRPSTYAAIISTIQDRGYVTLHNRRFYSEKMGDIVTERLSESFSNLMDYGFTAGMEENLDDVAQGERDWKNVLDEFYGDFSNKLKLAEDGEKGMRANQPTLTNIPCKDCGRPMMIRTASTGVFLGCSGYSLPPKERCKATVNLVPGDEIAADDEGESESRVLLNKHRCSICSTAMDAYLLDEKRKLHICGNNPDCTGYEIEEGNYRIKGYEGPSLECDKCGSEMQLKTGRFGKFFGCTNTECKNTRKLLKSGEAAPPKMDAVKMPELKCEKVNDTYVLRDGASGLFLAASQFPKNRETRAPLVIEIIPHKDEIDPKYHFLCEAPKKDPDGRPAVIRYSRKTKEQYVQTEVEGKPTGWRAFYDGNAWKVEDKR, encoded by the coding sequence ATGGGCAAATCGCTGGTCATTGTGGAATCCCCGGCTAAGGCCAAGACCATCAACAAGTACCTGGGCAGCCAGTACGTGGTGAAGTCGAGTATCGGCCATATCCGAGACCTGCCCACCAGCGGTTCGGCCAGCGCCAGCAAAGAGCCAGCCGCCAAGCGTGGCAAGGCCGCTGCCGGTGAAGCGCCCGCGCTGTCGCCAAAGGAAAAGGCGCGCAAGCAGTTGGTCGCGCGCATGGGGGTGGATCCGGACCACGGCTGGAAAGCCAAGTACGAGATCCTTCCAGGTAAGGAAAAGGTCATCGACGAACTGCGTCGTCTGGCCAAAGATGCCGACACCATCTATCTCGCAACCGACTTGGATCGCGAGGGGGAAGCCATTGCCTGGCACCTGCGCGAAGCCATCGGTGGTGATGACAGTCGCTATAAGCGCGTGGTGTTCAACGAAATCACCAAGAAGGCCATTCAGGAAGCGTTCTCGCAGCCTGGCGAGCTGGATATCGATCGGGTCAACGCCCAGCAAGCGCGTCGCTTCCTCGACCGTGTGGTGGGCTACATGGTCTCGCCACTGTTGTGGCAAAAGATCGCCCGTGGCCTGTCGGCCGGTCGCGTGCAATCGGTCGCGGTAAAGCTGGTGGTTGAGCGTGAGCGCGAGATCCGCGCCTTCATCCCCGAAGAATACTGGGAAGTACACGCCGACCTCGGCACCGCCAAAGACGCCAAAGTGCGCTTTGAAGTGGCGCGGGAGAAGGGCGAAGCCTTCAAGCCGCTCAACGAAGCGCAGGCTATGGCCGCGCTGGAGAAGCTCAAGTCCTCCAGCTACACCGTCGCCAAGCGCGAAGACCGTCCGACCAGCAGCAAGCCGTCGGCACCGTTCATTACCTCCACCCTGCAGCAGGCTGCGAGCAACCGCCTGGGCTTCGGGGTGAAGAAGACCATGATGATGGCCCAGCGTCTGTATGAAGCGGGTTACATCACCTATATGCGTACCGACTCGACCAACCTTTCGGTCGATGCGGTGGAAATGGCCCGTAGCTACATCGAAAGCGAGTTCGGCAAGAAATACCTGCCGGAAGCGCCGATCGTCTACGGCAGCAAAGAGGGTGCCCAGGAGGCGCACGAAGCGATCCGTCCTTCCGACGTCAACACCCACCCGACCAAGCTCAGCGGCATGGAACGTGATGCCGAGCGTCTGTACGAGCTGATCTGGCGCCAGTTCCTGGCGTGCCAGATGCCGCCAGCGCAGTACCTGTCGACCACTGTCAGCGTTACCGCTGGCGACTTCGAGCTGCGTGCCAAGGGCCGTATCCTCAAGTTCGACGGTTACACCCGCGTGCTGCCACAGCAGAGCAAGCCGGGCGATGACGACGTGCTGCCGGAAATGAACCAGGGTGAAGTGCTCAAGCTGATCCAGATCGACCCGAGCCAGCACTTCACCAAGCCGCCTGCGCGTTACTCCGAAGCCAGCCTGGTCAAGGAAATGGAAAAACGCGGCATCGGCCGTCCTTCCACCTACGCGGCGATCATTTCGACCATTCAGGATCGCGGCTACGTGACCCTGCACAACCGTCGTTTCTACTCTGAGAAAATGGGCGATATCGTCACCGAGCGTCTGTCCGAGAGCTTTTCCAACCTCATGGACTACGGTTTTACTGCCGGCATGGAAGAGAACCTCGATGACGTGGCGCAAGGCGAGCGTGACTGGAAGAACGTCCTCGATGAGTTCTACGGTGATTTCAGCAATAAGTTGAAGCTGGCTGAAGATGGCGAGAAGGGCATGCGTGCCAACCAGCCAACTCTGACCAACATTCCGTGCAAGGACTGCGGTCGTCCGATGATGATCCGTACCGCCTCCACTGGCGTGTTCCTCGGTTGCTCGGGTTATAGCCTGCCGCCCAAAGAGCGCTGCAAGGCGACGGTTAACCTGGTTCCGGGTGATGAGATCGCTGCCGATGACGAAGGCGAATCGGAATCGCGGGTGTTGCTCAACAAGCACCGTTGCTCGATCTGCTCCACTGCGATGGACGCCTACCTGCTCGACGAAAAGCGCAAGCTGCATATCTGCGGTAACAACCCTGATTGCACGGGCTATGAAATCGAAGAGGGCAACTACCGCATCAAAGGTTACGAAGGGCCGAGCCTGGAGTGCGACAAGTGCGGTAGCGAAATGCAGCTCAAGACTGGCCGTTTCGGCAAGTTCTTCGGCTGTACCAACACCGAGTGCAAGAACACCCGCAAGCTGCTCAAGAGTGGCGAAGCGGCGCCGCCGAAGATGGATGCGGTGAAGATGCCGGAGCTCAAGTGCGAGAAGGTCAACGACACCTACGTGCTGCGTGATGGCGCGTCGGGGTTGTTCCTGGCGGCCAGCCAGTTCCCGAAAAACCGCGAGACCCGCGCGCCGTTGGTGATCGAGATTATCCCGCACAAGGATGAGATTGATCCGAAGTACCACTTCCTCTGTGAAGCACCGAAAAAGGACCCGGACGGTCGCCCGGCGGTCATCCGCTACAGCCGTAAGACCAAGGAGCAGTACGTGCAGACCGAGGTCGAGGGCAAGCCGACCGGCTGGCGCGCTTTCTACGACGGTAATGCCTGGAAGGTCGAAGACAAGCGCTGA
- a CDS encoding L,D-transpeptidase, with protein sequence MPSLDLLHISLADQCLYGFARGQLRVRLPVSTAVNGAGERNGSGCTPTGLHQVRAKIGAGLPLGAVLCGRRWTGETWTPTLHAQYPGRDWILSRILWLSGCEPGVNRIGPVDTFRRYIYLHGTPDCEPLGVPLSHGCVRLHNADLLQLFDQVPVHCPVRIEEAACPQWAHAPLN encoded by the coding sequence ATGCCCAGTCTCGATTTATTGCACATTTCCCTTGCCGATCAATGCCTCTACGGGTTCGCCCGTGGACAGTTGCGCGTGCGCCTGCCGGTGTCCACCGCAGTGAACGGTGCGGGTGAGCGCAATGGCTCCGGTTGTACACCCACAGGCTTGCATCAAGTACGGGCGAAAATCGGTGCAGGCTTGCCGCTAGGTGCGGTACTGTGCGGGCGGCGCTGGACCGGTGAAACCTGGACACCGACCCTGCACGCACAGTACCCCGGTCGCGACTGGATCCTGAGTCGAATCCTCTGGCTCAGCGGTTGCGAGCCGGGGGTCAACCGTATCGGTCCGGTCGACACCTTCCGTCGCTACATTTATCTGCATGGCACGCCCGATTGCGAACCACTGGGCGTGCCGTTGTCCCATGGCTGCGTACGCCTGCACAATGCCGATCTGCTGCAACTGTTTGATCAGGTGCCAGTGCATTGTCCAGTGCGGATTGAAGAAGCCGCGTGCCCCCAGTGGGCCCACGCGCCCCTGAACTGA
- the sulA gene encoding SOS-induced cell division inhibitor SulA produces the protein MQFPPASQNVSQPAQLPLFEAFLAQPVLPGLKASKPAPHPGAAQVFSELSLRGALGSCQSLLAPMLRELSELSEEQDARWLTLIAPPASLTQAWLRDAGLNRERILLLQPRGNQSALQLACEALRLGRSHTVISWLNTVSSSARQQLSNAARAGDAQSLNIRLG, from the coding sequence ATGCAGTTCCCCCCAGCGTCACAGAACGTATCGCAGCCAGCACAATTGCCACTGTTCGAAGCATTCCTGGCCCAGCCAGTGCTGCCCGGACTGAAAGCCAGCAAGCCTGCTCCCCATCCGGGCGCGGCACAGGTTTTCAGCGAGCTGTCCTTGCGTGGCGCGCTGGGGAGTTGCCAGAGCCTGCTGGCCCCCATGCTGCGTGAACTGAGCGAGCTGAGTGAGGAACAGGACGCCCGCTGGCTGACCCTGATCGCGCCCCCGGCCAGCCTCACCCAGGCCTGGCTGCGCGACGCCGGCCTGAACCGCGAGCGCATCCTGTTGTTGCAACCTCGCGGCAACCAGAGCGCTCTGCAGTTGGCCTGCGAAGCCCTGCGTCTGGGCCGCAGCCACACCGTAATCAGTTGGCTGAACACCGTCAGCAGCAGCGCACGTCAACAGCTGAGTAACGCCGCACGCGCAGGCGACGCACAAAGCCTGAACATCCGCCTAGGCTGA
- the lexA gene encoding transcriptional repressor LexA, with the protein MLKLTPRQAEILAFIKRCLEDNGFPPTRAEIAQELGFKSPNAAEEHLKALARKGAIEMTPGASRGIRIPGLEAKAEDSGLPIIGRVAAGAPILAQQHIEESCNINPAFFHPRADYLLRVHGMSMKDVGIVDGDLLAVHTCREARNGQIVVARLGDEVTVKRFKREGSKVWLIAENPEFAPIEVNLKEQDLVIEGLSVGVIRR; encoded by the coding sequence ATGCTAAAACTGACGCCACGCCAAGCTGAGATTCTGGCTTTTATCAAGCGCTGCCTGGAAGACAACGGCTTCCCGCCAACCCGCGCGGAAATCGCCCAGGAGCTGGGTTTCAAGTCGCCCAACGCCGCCGAGGAACACCTCAAGGCCCTGGCCCGCAAGGGTGCGATCGAGATGACCCCGGGTGCCTCGCGCGGCATCCGCATCCCCGGCCTGGAAGCCAAGGCCGAAGACAGCGGCCTGCCGATTATCGGTCGCGTTGCTGCCGGTGCGCCAATCCTGGCCCAGCAACACATTGAGGAATCCTGCAACATCAACCCGGCTTTCTTCCATCCTCGGGCCGACTACCTGCTGCGCGTTCACGGCATGAGCATGAAAGACGTCGGTATCGTTGATGGCGACCTGCTTGCCGTGCACACCTGCCGCGAAGCGCGCAATGGCCAGATCGTGGTTGCCCGCCTGGGTGACGAGGTCACAGTCAAGCGCTTCAAGCGTGAAGGCAGCAAAGTCTGGCTGATTGCTGAAAACCCCGAATTTGCCCCTATCGAGGTCAACCTGAAAGAACAGGACCTGGTAATTGAGGGCTTGAGTGTCGGCGTCATTCGCCGGTAA